A genomic region of Jeotgalibaca ciconiae contains the following coding sequences:
- a CDS encoding glycerophosphodiester phosphodiesterase: MMLTAHSGSDGTPDNSRIFLKTMLKAGIACVELDVRKTDKGILYLSHDKDKWTEATLSLEGAFQMLASDGICMVNCDLKEENLEKAVLSLAEKYKLMNRLILSGKVQLENISSDHLMKKVYFNAENILPDLYVSQGLNEEKIKQLIDFCKKNKVRTVNLNYHFATNEWIRLFHQEKIKVSVWTVNDFSEINRFIEMDVHNITTRLAISYNKHQKEVQKGND; encoded by the coding sequence ATGATGTTAACTGCTCATTCCGGCAGTGATGGGACGCCGGATAACAGTCGTATATTTTTGAAAACAATGCTAAAGGCGGGAATTGCTTGCGTGGAGCTTGATGTCCGCAAAACAGATAAAGGTATTTTGTATCTTAGTCATGATAAAGATAAATGGACAGAAGCTACATTAAGCTTGGAAGGAGCTTTTCAAATGCTTGCGTCCGATGGAATTTGTATGGTCAATTGTGATTTAAAAGAAGAGAACCTTGAAAAAGCAGTATTATCATTAGCAGAAAAATATAAACTCATGAATCGATTGATACTTTCGGGAAAAGTTCAATTAGAAAATATATCGTCCGATCATTTAATGAAGAAAGTCTATTTTAATGCTGAAAATATTCTGCCAGATCTATATGTAAGTCAAGGTTTGAACGAAGAAAAGATAAAGCAGCTCATTGATTTTTGTAAAAAGAACAAGGTACGAACAGTCAATTTGAATTATCACTTTGCTACAAATGAATGGATTAGGTTGTTTCATCAAGAAAAGATTAAGGTCTCTGTTTGGACTGTAAATGATTTTTCAGAGATAAATCGCTTCATAGAAATGGATGTACATAATATTACCACTCGATTGGCTATTTCATACAATAAACATCAGAAGGAGGTACAAAAGGGAAATGATTGA
- a CDS encoding ABC transporter ATP-binding protein gives MQDKLRIQTSRFQVLKRLWQYLYRYKWMLFLAIFLNLVSNLFSLLGPLLSGYAIDAIQPGLNAVMFQRVFYYCFLMFIFYIVSSILQYIMSVLMIHLTQRTVHRMRKDVFDKMTQLPVGYYDTHSVGDIISRITYDIDTINTSLSNDFIQILTSIVTIIGSLTLMIMISPTLLLVFVITIPMSIVLTKYMTGKFRPLFRKRSVKLGELNGFVEEIISGQQTIKVYNQEENMIHRFNEKNEEAVDAFYNADYYGSMIGPSVTFINNLSLSLISIFGAALFLFEQISLGNLSSFVLYSRRFSGPINEISNIISELQSAFAAAERVFRLIDEPAESSDVKDAYVFENMKGNVSMENVSFGYDSNEMIIQDLNLEVEAGNLIAIVGPTGAGKTTLINLLMRFYDPQKGVIRLDGVDIKEATRQSLRLSFAMVLQDTWLFTGTIFENLAYGKEHATIEEVQQAAKAAMIHNYIMSLPEGYQTVLDEDGMSISQGQKQLLTIARAMLLDANLLILDEATSNVDTQTELKIQEAMAKLMVGKTSFVIAHRLSTIRNADKILVIKDGSVVEQGTHNELITLSGLYHELYQSQFDN, from the coding sequence TTGCAGGATAAACTCCGAATTCAAACCAGTCGTTTTCAAGTTTTAAAACGTTTATGGCAGTATTTGTATCGATATAAATGGATGCTTTTTTTGGCAATCTTCTTAAATTTAGTCAGCAACCTCTTCTCTCTTCTTGGTCCATTGCTGTCTGGATATGCAATTGATGCTATTCAACCTGGATTAAACGCTGTTATGTTCCAACGTGTTTTCTATTATTGTTTCTTGATGTTTATTTTTTATATTGTCTCTTCGATTCTTCAATATATCATGTCCGTTTTAATGATCCATTTAACGCAACGTACTGTTCACCGTATGAGAAAAGATGTTTTTGACAAGATGACACAATTGCCCGTTGGTTATTATGATACCCATTCAGTTGGAGATATTATTAGCCGGATCACTTACGACATAGATACAATCAATACGTCTCTGTCGAATGACTTCATTCAAATTTTAACAAGCATTGTTACGATTATTGGCTCTTTAACTTTAATGATCATGATTTCTCCTACTTTATTGTTAGTTTTTGTTATTACCATTCCTATGTCCATTGTACTGACAAAATATATGACTGGTAAATTCCGACCTCTCTTCCGTAAACGTTCGGTCAAATTAGGGGAATTAAATGGTTTCGTTGAAGAAATCATTTCCGGGCAACAGACAATCAAAGTCTATAATCAAGAAGAAAATATGATTCATCGTTTTAATGAAAAAAATGAAGAAGCAGTAGATGCCTTTTACAATGCCGATTATTATGGCAGTATGATTGGTCCTTCTGTCACTTTTATTAACAATCTTTCTTTGTCTTTAATTAGTATCTTTGGGGCAGCTTTATTTCTTTTTGAACAAATTTCATTAGGTAATTTGTCGTCTTTTGTACTATACTCCCGTAGGTTCTCAGGTCCAATCAATGAAATATCAAATATTATCAGCGAACTGCAGTCTGCTTTTGCTGCTGCGGAACGTGTCTTTCGGTTAATTGATGAACCAGCTGAAAGTTCCGATGTGAAAGACGCTTATGTCTTTGAAAATATGAAAGGGAATGTATCAATGGAAAATGTTTCGTTCGGTTATGATTCAAACGAAATGATTATTCAAGATTTAAATCTTGAAGTAGAAGCAGGAAATCTCATTGCAATCGTCGGTCCTACTGGAGCAGGAAAAACTACCCTGATTAATCTACTGATGCGTTTTTATGATCCTCAAAAAGGTGTTATTCGTCTAGACGGCGTCGATATTAAAGAAGCAACTCGTCAAAGCCTGCGATTATCTTTTGCAATGGTTTTACAAGATACTTGGTTGTTCACTGGGACCATTTTCGAGAATTTAGCATATGGGAAGGAACATGCTACGATTGAAGAAGTACAGCAAGCTGCAAAAGCAGCAATGATTCATAATTATATTATGAGCTTACCCGAAGGTTATCAAACTGTGCTTGATGAAGATGGCATGAGTATCTCTCAAGGCCAAAAGCAACTATTAACCATTGCAAGAGCAATGTTGCTGGATGCAAACTTACTGATACTGGATGAAGCAACATCTAATGTCGATACTCAAACAGAGTTAAAAATACAAGAAGCAATGGCCAAATTGATGGTAGGAAAAACTTCGTTTGTTATTGCTCACCGTCTTTCTACCATTCGAAACGCAGACAAGATTTTAGTGATCAAAGATGGTAGTGTTGTTGAACAAGGAACACATAACGAACTTATCACTTTAAGCGGTCTCTATCATGAGTTATATCAATCACAATTTGATAATTAA
- a CDS encoding ABC transporter ATP-binding protein — translation MEEKIKVQINNLAKIYPNGDGVKNVNLEIKEGEILTLLGPSGCGKTTILRALGGFLDVTEGSILINNEEVTHLPPEKRPTGMVFQSYNLWPHMTVEENLSFGMKLRKISKNEIKRDIEKMLAIMSMSGSEKKYPNQLSGGQQQRIAIARSLLLKPAVLLMDEPFSALDAKIRMQMREELKRIQAELNITVVFVTHDQEEAMSLSHRIVVMEKGLVAQVGTPTEIYDNPESKYVASFIGEMNFLELEGEQVAFRPEDVLICKQDEGEHIGVIQSVMLLGHYASITINTGKHLVKAFIPRNKTQNIQEKQTVSFTLNKSITYKKGA, via the coding sequence ATGGAAGAAAAAATAAAAGTTCAAATTAATAACCTTGCTAAAATTTATCCAAATGGAGATGGCGTGAAAAATGTTAATTTAGAAATTAAAGAAGGTGAGATTCTTACTTTGTTAGGACCATCTGGTTGTGGAAAAACTACTATTTTACGGGCGCTTGGCGGATTCTTAGATGTAACAGAAGGTTCAATTCTGATAAATAATGAAGAAGTGACCCATTTACCACCGGAGAAAAGACCAACAGGAATGGTATTTCAAAGTTATAATTTGTGGCCGCATATGACAGTGGAAGAAAATTTATCTTTTGGAATGAAACTTCGTAAAATTTCAAAAAATGAAATCAAGCGTGACATCGAAAAGATGTTAGCAATTATGAGCATGTCTGGAAGCGAAAAAAAATATCCCAATCAATTATCAGGTGGACAACAACAACGTATCGCGATTGCTCGTTCTTTATTACTCAAACCAGCTGTTCTTTTAATGGATGAACCATTCTCGGCTTTGGATGCAAAAATCCGCATGCAAATGCGTGAAGAGTTAAAGAGGATTCAAGCGGAGTTAAATATTACGGTTGTTTTTGTTACCCACGATCAAGAGGAAGCAATGTCATTATCTCACCGAATCGTTGTAATGGAAAAGGGACTAGTAGCGCAAGTAGGGACTCCTACTGAAATCTACGATAACCCAGAAAGTAAGTATGTAGCATCATTTATTGGAGAAATGAATTTCTTGGAGTTAGAGGGAGAACAAGTGGCTTTTCGTCCAGAAGATGTTCTAATTTGTAAGCAAGATGAGGGTGAACATATTGGAGTTATCCAGAGCGTAATGCTCCTTGGTCATTATGCTTCAATCACGATTAATACTGGAAAACACTTAGTAAAGGCTTTTATACCAAGAAACAAAACACAAAATATCCAAGAGAAACAGACAGTTAGTTTTACATTAAATAAATCAATCACTTATAAAAAAGGAGCATAA
- a CDS encoding ABC transporter ATP-binding protein: MKLMIDYVRPYFGKMSIGLFIKFTGTIMDLLLPWILAYIIDNVIPLKNMNRIILWGIVMIICSILAVILNIVANRMASKVARDSTESLRHDLFKKITYLSANQLDTYGIPTLVSRLTTDTYNFNHTIGRMQRMGIRAPILLLGGIVITLTLDPVLTLVLIAIMPLIVATVYFVSKKGIPLFTQLQEEVDQLIQVVRENITGSRVIKALSKENYEQNRFMRINDTVVKAETTANMTMSVNSPLMNLFLNTGLTFVILVSAFRVNAGTTQPGVIVAFMSYFTIILNAMLSITRIFVLMSRGLASADRIQTVLETEADMLIEKKDEISTEQHIQFEQVSFSYYQGQKILNEISFSLKKGETLGIIGPTGSGKTTIIKLLMRLYDIDRGTIRINGKNIKSIPFEELHSLFGVAFQKDILFADTIAENINFGRDLPIDEIIRSTDFAQADEFIDSLNAGFEHRLSTKGANLSGGQKQRVIISRALAGEPDILILDDSSSALDYKTDAKLRNAINNHFHQTTTIIIAQRISSIRNADHILVLEEGNMVGYGTHDELMKINEGYREISQSQMGGDKVAG; the protein is encoded by the coding sequence ATGAAATTAATGATTGATTATGTCCGTCCTTACTTTGGAAAAATGTCTATTGGTCTATTTATAAAATTTACTGGAACCATCATGGATTTATTATTACCATGGATTTTAGCCTATATCATTGACAATGTGATTCCCTTAAAAAATATGAACCGTATTATACTATGGGGAATTGTTATGATTATTTGTTCGATTCTCGCAGTTATATTAAATATTGTTGCAAATCGAATGGCCTCAAAAGTTGCTCGCGACAGCACTGAAAGTTTGCGTCACGATCTTTTCAAAAAAATAACCTATCTTTCTGCTAATCAGTTAGATACATATGGAATCCCTACACTGGTATCTCGTTTAACCACAGATACCTACAATTTCAATCATACAATTGGAAGAATGCAGCGCATGGGGATACGTGCACCGATCTTACTGTTGGGGGGTATTGTTATTACGCTGACTTTAGATCCTGTTTTAACCCTCGTCTTAATTGCCATAATGCCGCTCATCGTTGCTACTGTATATTTTGTATCCAAAAAAGGGATTCCCCTTTTCACACAATTACAAGAAGAAGTTGATCAATTAATTCAAGTAGTTCGGGAAAACATTACAGGTTCTAGAGTCATTAAGGCATTATCAAAAGAAAATTACGAACAAAATCGCTTTATGCGTATAAATGATACCGTTGTCAAAGCAGAAACAACTGCAAATATGACAATGTCCGTTAATTCTCCTTTGATGAATCTTTTCTTAAATACTGGTCTGACATTCGTTATTCTTGTGAGTGCGTTTCGCGTTAATGCTGGCACCACGCAACCGGGTGTTATTGTCGCATTTATGTCTTACTTTACAATTATTCTAAATGCTATGTTAAGTATTACTCGGATTTTTGTTCTGATGTCTAGAGGATTGGCTTCTGCAGATCGAATTCAAACTGTCTTGGAGACAGAAGCTGATATGCTGATTGAAAAGAAAGACGAAATCTCAACAGAACAACATATCCAGTTTGAACAAGTTTCGTTTTCTTATTACCAAGGACAGAAAATTTTGAATGAAATCAGTTTTTCCTTAAAGAAAGGTGAAACACTCGGAATTATTGGTCCTACTGGGTCTGGCAAAACAACCATCATCAAACTATTAATGCGTCTCTACGATATAGATAGAGGAACCATTCGTATTAATGGAAAAAATATTAAAAGCATTCCATTTGAAGAACTTCATTCATTATTTGGGGTTGCCTTCCAAAAAGATATCTTATTTGCAGATACAATTGCGGAAAATATTAATTTTGGACGCGATTTACCAATCGATGAGATTATTCGCTCTACTGATTTTGCTCAAGCAGATGAATTTATCGATTCTTTAAACGCTGGCTTTGAACATCGTTTAAGTACCAAAGGAGCTAATTTAAGCGGTGGCCAAAAGCAGCGAGTCATTATCTCGCGCGCTCTTGCCGGTGAGCCAGATATTCTGATATTAGATGATTCATCCAGTGCATTGGACTATAAAACTGATGCAAAATTACGAAATGCCATCAATAACCATTTTCACCAAACAACTACTATCATTATTGCCCAACGAATTAGTTCGATTAGGAACGCTGACCATATACTAGTCCTAGAAGAAGGAAATATGGTTGGATATGGAACGCATGATGAATTGATGAAAATCAATGAAGGTTACCGTGAAATTAGCCAATCACAAATGGGAGGTGACAAGGTTGCAGGATAA
- a CDS encoding extracellular solute-binding protein, which yields MRKISKMSFLMASMALLAACSNEVAGEESKEVVTLWAGGSDNVRIAMESVTDAFNNSEYGDKYELELEYILSGSGTQGLRDRLLAATKAGETETDYDLILLSDSEYTSYVAEGGEDILTPVDFDKVPNAARLKSSVAVGEDYIVPYRGTTVVLAYNSDTVLTPPQTSEELYQWIKDNPGRFAYNTPGSGGAGSAFVTTSVYNFMPEEALTSQDAAWKEEWTQGFELLEELHPHLYQSGGSVVYPNKNQGTLDLLANQEVDIVPAWADMVIQQIGQGTLPESIKISQITPSFTGNIDAMGMPAIGGDKDGAHAVMDFMLSEEAQGILLDEMAAIPLIDASNLESENSVLLEGLDVSSFRVTSLGTLGTELNEKWDQEIAPLQ from the coding sequence ATGCGTAAAATAAGCAAAATGAGTTTCTTAATGGCCAGTATGGCTTTACTTGCTGCATGTAGTAATGAAGTTGCTGGAGAAGAAAGCAAAGAAGTAGTTACTTTGTGGGCAGGCGGTTCTGACAATGTCCGTATTGCTATGGAAAGTGTTACTGATGCATTTAATAATAGCGAGTACGGCGATAAGTATGAATTGGAGTTGGAGTACATTCTTTCGGGCTCCGGAACACAAGGACTGCGTGATCGTTTGCTTGCCGCTACTAAAGCGGGGGAAACAGAGACTGATTACGATTTAATTTTACTATCTGATTCAGAATATACTTCTTATGTAGCAGAAGGCGGGGAGGATATTCTTACACCGGTTGATTTTGACAAAGTTCCGAACGCAGCACGATTAAAATCTTCGGTTGCTGTTGGAGAAGACTATATTGTACCTTATCGTGGAACTACCGTTGTCCTCGCATATAATTCGGATACTGTCTTGACGCCTCCGCAAACATCTGAAGAACTTTATCAATGGATTAAAGATAATCCTGGTAGATTTGCTTATAATACACCAGGATCTGGTGGAGCAGGCAGTGCTTTTGTAACCACGTCTGTCTATAATTTCATGCCTGAAGAAGCATTAACTTCCCAAGATGCAGCTTGGAAAGAAGAGTGGACGCAAGGCTTTGAATTATTAGAAGAATTACATCCTCATCTGTACCAATCAGGAGGTTCTGTAGTATATCCAAATAAAAACCAAGGAACGCTTGATTTATTGGCGAATCAAGAAGTAGACATAGTTCCTGCTTGGGCAGACATGGTTATCCAACAAATTGGCCAGGGAACATTACCGGAGTCCATTAAGATTTCTCAAATAACGCCAAGCTTTACCGGTAATATTGATGCAATGGGAATGCCGGCTATTGGTGGAGATAAAGACGGCGCTCATGCTGTAATGGACTTCATGCTTTCAGAAGAAGCTCAAGGAATCTTGCTTGATGAAATGGCTGCTATTCCCTTGATTGATGCAAGCAATCTAGAATCAGAAAATTCTGTATTGTTGGAAGGTCTTGATGTAAGTTCATTCCGTGTGACGAGTTTAGGTACATTGGGAACAGAATTAAATGAAAAATGGGACCAAGAAATTGCTCCTTTACAATAA
- a CDS encoding Cof-type HAD-IIB family hydrolase, which translates to MAVKLIAVDMDGTFLNSEKGYNKERFSKIFKRMKEQGIRFVCASGNQFPQLQQYLGEYENEMTFIAENGAYILEEGMEVDSALMDFEVVNKAIHTLEGYGDVPFILCGKKAGYVHTGIPEEYYQLFSKYYHSLEQVTDFDSIDDEMFKFATAFQEDEVPKVLEYLHGELGGSLIPVASGYGFVDLIQPGIHKGRGINILQNKWGISKEESAAFGDSPNDIEMLQEVKYSYVMSNGNPEVKKIARYEIGDHNTESLLDTLEELLERK; encoded by the coding sequence ATGGCAGTGAAGTTGATTGCAGTAGATATGGATGGAACGTTTTTAAATTCAGAAAAAGGGTATAATAAAGAGCGTTTTTCAAAGATTTTTAAGAGAATGAAAGAACAGGGGATTCGTTTTGTATGTGCAAGCGGAAATCAGTTTCCGCAACTCCAACAATATCTTGGAGAGTATGAAAATGAAATGACTTTTATCGCTGAGAATGGTGCCTATATTCTTGAAGAAGGAATGGAAGTCGATAGTGCTTTAATGGATTTCGAAGTTGTTAATAAAGCCATACACACTCTAGAAGGGTATGGAGATGTACCTTTTATTCTTTGTGGAAAGAAAGCGGGGTACGTTCATACTGGTATTCCAGAAGAATACTATCAATTATTTAGTAAGTATTATCATAGCTTAGAACAAGTTACCGATTTTGATTCGATTGACGATGAGATGTTTAAATTTGCCACTGCTTTCCAAGAAGACGAAGTTCCAAAAGTTTTGGAATATCTTCATGGTGAATTGGGTGGGTCATTAATTCCAGTAGCAAGTGGATATGGATTCGTAGATTTAATTCAACCAGGTATTCATAAAGGAAGAGGAATTAACATTCTTCAAAATAAATGGGGAATTAGCAAAGAAGAATCAGCAGCTTTTGGCGATAGTCCGAACGATATTGAGATGTTACAAGAGGTAAAGTACAGTTACGTAATGAGTAATGGGAATCCTGAAGTGAAAAAAATTGCACGATATGAGATTGGCGATCATAATACGGAAAGTTTATTGGACACTCTTGAAGAATTACTTGAACGAAAGTAG
- a CDS encoding SDR family oxidoreductase gives MKVVVVGANGQIGQHLVALLQKEDGFEPYAMVRKEEQERFFEEKGVKAVLANLEDRVEKLEEAVQGMDAIVFSAGSGGSTGADKTLLIDLDGAVKMMEAAENTGIDRFIMVSAHQAHNRENWSEAIKPYYVAKHYADRMLEQSNLIYTIIRPGNLLNEVGTGKIQTAKNLESGSIPREDVASTILAALKEENTHKKAFDLISGNASIKESLEKLTD, from the coding sequence ATGAAAGTAGTAGTCGTAGGAGCAAATGGTCAAATTGGCCAGCATTTAGTAGCTTTATTGCAAAAAGAAGATGGATTCGAACCCTATGCAATGGTTCGGAAAGAAGAGCAAGAAAGATTTTTTGAAGAAAAAGGCGTTAAGGCTGTCTTAGCAAATTTAGAAGATCGTGTTGAAAAGCTTGAAGAAGCAGTGCAAGGAATGGACGCTATTGTTTTTAGTGCAGGTTCAGGCGGAAGCACGGGAGCTGACAAGACATTACTGATTGATTTAGATGGTGCAGTGAAGATGATGGAAGCGGCAGAGAATACAGGTATTGATCGCTTTATCATGGTCAGTGCCCACCAAGCACATAACCGTGAAAATTGGAGTGAAGCAATCAAGCCTTATTATGTTGCGAAACATTACGCAGACAGAATGTTGGAACAAAGCAATCTCATCTATACAATTATACGTCCCGGTAATCTATTAAATGAAGTTGGGACCGGAAAAATTCAAACCGCTAAAAATCTTGAATCTGGTTCTATTCCAAGAGAAGATGTAGCAAGTACTATTCTAGCTGCTTTAAAAGAAGAGAATACACATAAAAAAGCGTTTGATCTAATTTCAGGGAATGCTTCCATAAAAGAATCCTTGGAAAAATTAACTGATTGA
- a CDS encoding FAD-binding oxidoreductase gives MNDFDRTIEDELTAIINQEERLFIGDAVPEEYKYDEYVYNTGNVVAVALPITKKEIVQLVKFANKKNIPIITRGAGTGLSGATAPLGGELIIDVHLMNKITELDEETMTLTVQPGALLGEVHDFVEKRGYFYPPDPGSKNSSIGGNVATNAGGMRAVKYGVTRDYVRELEIILADGREVTVGSLNIKSSSGYDLKDLFIGSEGTLGIVTQIKLRLLPFPKAKLSAIAAFDTLEDATEAVLTILRNGVDPTAMEFFEREAIALSEKENKLLFPSQAGTAYLLITLDGDSNESIEQRMKLLEKSILEHNSIELLPLINPSQEYTSWFLRDQLLTSVVSYSEQVTMDEVVPINHISTLYKYTKVLEKESGLKLISFGHAGDGNLHTCITRGDIADQKLWEEKRDHVLAKLYDKIHELGGLPSAEHGIGIIKKPYFNKMTADINLELMRNIKAAFDPNNLLNPHKVL, from the coding sequence ATGAATGACTTTGACAGAACTATTGAAGATGAATTAACAGCGATTATTAATCAGGAAGAACGCTTGTTTATCGGAGATGCAGTTCCAGAAGAATATAAATATGATGAATATGTATACAACACGGGAAATGTTGTGGCTGTTGCCTTACCCATAACGAAAAAAGAAATTGTTCAATTAGTGAAATTTGCTAATAAAAAAAACATCCCGATTATAACGAGAGGAGCTGGGACAGGTTTGTCAGGAGCAACTGCTCCTCTTGGAGGCGAATTGATTATTGATGTTCATTTAATGAATAAGATTACAGAATTAGATGAAGAAACAATGACATTAACTGTTCAACCAGGTGCATTACTTGGAGAGGTACATGATTTTGTTGAGAAAAGAGGATACTTTTATCCACCAGATCCCGGCTCGAAAAATTCGTCTATCGGAGGGAATGTAGCTACGAATGCTGGAGGAATGCGTGCTGTAAAGTATGGAGTAACGCGTGATTATGTACGAGAATTAGAAATCATTTTGGCTGATGGCAGGGAAGTAACAGTTGGTTCTTTAAATATAAAAAGTAGTTCAGGATATGACTTGAAGGATTTGTTTATTGGTTCAGAAGGGACCCTTGGAATTGTTACACAAATAAAATTGCGGTTGCTTCCATTCCCAAAAGCAAAACTATCGGCTATTGCAGCATTTGATACATTAGAAGATGCAACTGAAGCGGTTTTGACTATTTTACGTAATGGTGTGGATCCAACCGCAATGGAGTTTTTTGAACGAGAAGCAATTGCCTTAAGTGAAAAGGAAAATAAACTACTATTTCCAAGCCAAGCTGGAACTGCTTATTTATTAATAACCCTAGATGGGGACAGTAATGAATCTATCGAACAGCGGATGAAGTTATTGGAGAAAAGTATTTTAGAACATAATAGTATAGAGCTTCTACCACTTATTAATCCAAGCCAAGAATATACATCATGGTTCTTACGAGATCAGTTGCTGACATCGGTGGTAAGTTATTCGGAACAAGTAACCATGGATGAAGTAGTTCCTATTAATCATATATCCACACTTTATAAATACACAAAAGTATTGGAAAAAGAAAGTGGATTAAAATTAATTAGTTTTGGTCATGCAGGAGACGGGAACTTGCACACTTGTATTACTCGAGGAGATATAGCAGACCAAAAACTTTGGGAAGAAAAACGCGATCATGTCCTTGCCAAACTCTATGATAAAATCCATGAACTAGGAGGATTACCGTCTGCAGAACATGGTATTGGAATCATCAAAAAGCCATACTTCAATAAAATGACCGCGGACATAAACTTGGAATTAATGAGAAATATTAAAGCTGCTTTTGATCCCAATAATCTATTAAATCCACATAAAGTATTGTAA
- a CDS encoding MarR family winged helix-turn-helix transcriptional regulator yields the protein MESLMRYINRTARLSTLYRNEKLKEYGLTGIHHTYILNICRNPGISQEKLAKMIYVNKSSVTRQLARLELKGYVKRIPSTSDKRELLIYPTEKTNEVYPIVADLLNEWNDGILEDFSLEEKEILLRSMQEIMQKAKIMVDDLPN from the coding sequence ATGGAATCATTGATGCGGTATATCAACCGCACAGCTCGTTTGTCAACCCTTTATCGTAACGAAAAACTGAAAGAATATGGATTAACAGGTATTCATCACACTTATATCTTGAATATTTGTCGAAATCCAGGTATCTCTCAAGAAAAACTTGCCAAAATGATTTATGTAAATAAAAGCAGTGTTACACGCCAATTAGCCAGATTAGAATTGAAAGGCTATGTCAAACGAATCCCCAGTACTTCTGATAAAAGAGAATTATTAATCTACCCTACCGAGAAGACGAATGAAGTTTATCCTATTGTCGCTGATCTTTTAAATGAGTGGAATGATGGAATTTTAGAAGACTTCTCACTCGAAGAAAAGGAAATTCTGCTTCGCTCCATGCAAGAAATCATGCAGAAAGCAAAAATAATGGTAGATGATTTGCCAAATTAG
- a CDS encoding ABC transporter permease encodes MIETEFNKAANSPIANPKNSLWISLKEGIQSFGKGLNLRRFYHAVGKKKFWEFIIFSVFLLFFYGPLLNTFILAFANTYQFPAVVPQEFGFQWWEFVLSQNSLVESIATSFLLAIITTVVALLVCLPSAYAIARYNFKGRKLFMFSFLLSNAFPKIGLYTAIGIIFYRFNLMGTIAGVVIIHLINSMLFMIWLPAGAFRNVHRQQEEAARDVGASPMRTFVQITLPLAAPGIAVASMYTFLGSLEEAQGTLLVGFPEINTMATSMYGVILDYPATAGAVFALILILPSILIIMLFRKHLVPTEIGKSMSGK; translated from the coding sequence ATGATTGAAACCGAATTTAATAAAGCCGCTAACTCACCTATTGCAAATCCAAAAAATTCATTATGGATAAGCTTAAAAGAAGGAATCCAAAGTTTTGGAAAAGGTTTGAATCTACGTCGCTTTTATCATGCAGTTGGAAAAAAGAAGTTCTGGGAATTTATTATTTTTTCAGTATTTCTGCTCTTCTTTTATGGACCTTTGTTGAACACTTTTATTTTAGCGTTCGCCAATACGTATCAATTTCCGGCAGTGGTTCCGCAAGAATTTGGTTTTCAATGGTGGGAGTTTGTTTTGAGTCAAAACAGTCTTGTTGAATCAATAGCAACATCCTTTTTATTAGCAATTATCACTACAGTTGTCGCTTTGCTGGTCTGTTTGCCATCAGCGTATGCGATAGCACGTTATAACTTTAAAGGAAGAAAATTATTTATGTTTTCTTTCTTATTATCCAATGCGTTTCCCAAAATTGGGCTTTATACAGCAATTGGTATCATTTTTTATCGCTTCAACCTGATGGGAACCATAGCAGGTGTAGTGATTATTCATTTAATTAACTCCATGTTATTTATGATTTGGCTGCCTGCCGGGGCTTTTCGAAATGTCCATCGTCAACAAGAAGAAGCAGCACGCGATGTAGGAGCTTCTCCAATGAGAACGTTCGTGCAAATCACCTTGCCGCTTGCAGCCCCAGGCATTGCAGTTGCTTCCATGTATACGTTTCTTGGTTCATTGGAAGAAGCACAAGGCACACTTTTGGTTGGGTTCCCTGAAATTAATACAATGGCAACGTCCATGTATGGTGTGATTCTTGACTACCCGGCCACAGCAGGGGCAGTGTTTGCTTTGATTTTGATATTGCCATCAATTTTAATTATCATGCTTTTTCGTAAACATTTAGTTCCAACAGAGATAGGAAAAAGCATGAGTGGAAAGTAG